One Azotobacter salinestris DNA window includes the following coding sequences:
- a CDS encoding helix-turn-helix domain-containing protein, giving the protein MSALIKQASEHWRYVAPLLTRPANEDDYDALVEALDELLVIVGDDEDHPLATLASHMGDLIEAYDEAHHPMPKVSGVEMLRYLMQEHGLTQADLPEVGAQSVVSELLSGKRQLNVRHIRALSERFGVPADVFL; this is encoded by the coding sequence ATGTCCGCGCTGATCAAACAAGCCAGCGAACACTGGCGCTATGTGGCCCCCTTGCTCACCAGGCCGGCCAACGAAGACGACTACGACGCCCTGGTCGAGGCACTGGACGAGTTGCTGGTTATCGTCGGTGACGACGAAGACCACCCCCTTGCCACCTTGGCCTCACACATGGGCGATCTGATCGAGGCCTACGACGAAGCGCACCACCCCATGCCGAAGGTGAGTGGCGTGGAGATGCTGCGCTACCTGATGCAGGAACACGGCCTGACCCAGGCCGACCTGCCGGAGGTCGGCGCGCAGTCCGTCGTTTCCGAATTGCTCAGCGGCAAGCGCCAGCTCAACGTGCGCCATATCCGTGCTCTATCCGAGCGCTTTGGCGTACCGGCGGATGTTTTCTTGTGA
- a CDS encoding type II toxin-antitoxin system HigB family toxin, which yields MHVITQKRIWEAKAKWPHAATALEAWYRLIKASAPQDFAEMKRLFPATDKVGPQHVFDIGGNKLRLIAVVQYRAQKVYIQHVLDHVEYDNRSKWRE from the coding sequence ATGCACGTCATTACGCAGAAGCGCATCTGGGAAGCCAAGGCCAAGTGGCCACATGCTGCCACTGCCTTGGAGGCTTGGTATCGCTTGATCAAAGCCAGTGCTCCGCAGGACTTCGCGGAGATGAAGCGTCTGTTTCCAGCAACAGACAAGGTGGGGCCGCAGCATGTGTTCGACATTGGCGGCAACAAGCTTCGCCTGATCGCCGTTGTGCAGTACCGGGCGCAGAAGGTCTATATCCAGCATGTGCTGGATCATGTCGAATACGACAACAGAAGTAAGTGGAGGGAATAA
- a CDS encoding DNA replication terminus site-binding protein → MYAEIQDTFTRLQSTLHAFNLLWPEHVIAGMVWHLPLLTEQRTPDILQVERLIGQEAIDATRMALAEFERDLGQAPGTVMRLPGYFVVSESVLKQIRQINALKDELAAAIEKLRLELNLVPAARPRLMRRALGAKFSTKQLLRHIQCFDGTPRLIVFTWAGHTTATGRVSVDKVREKLQAGAEARASRESIHIEDTPEYQELRALVNMADTELLTERKSVAPHPRAMLWFTDSSRYDAMIHANLPMFVLAGENTFEVRELKNFDRNARQAKRPDEKHRTEVLPNRDLFLPSRKSKEAAASPNKVEEANVASTYRKA, encoded by the coding sequence ATGTACGCAGAAATCCAGGACACATTTACCCGCTTACAAAGCACATTGCACGCCTTTAACCTCCTTTGGCCCGAGCACGTCATCGCCGGGATGGTCTGGCATCTCCCTTTGCTCACCGAGCAGCGGACCCCCGATATCCTCCAGGTCGAACGCCTGATCGGGCAAGAGGCCATAGATGCAACCCGAATGGCACTAGCCGAGTTCGAGCGCGACCTCGGCCAGGCCCCAGGCACTGTCATGCGCCTGCCGGGCTACTTCGTGGTCAGCGAATCAGTGCTGAAGCAGATCCGTCAGATCAATGCGCTCAAGGATGAATTGGCCGCTGCCATCGAGAAGCTGCGTCTTGAGCTGAACCTTGTGCCAGCCGCGCGGCCACGTCTCATGCGCCGGGCGCTGGGCGCCAAATTCAGCACCAAGCAGCTGCTGCGCCATATCCAGTGCTTTGACGGAACTCCACGACTGATCGTGTTCACTTGGGCAGGCCACACCACTGCCACCGGCCGGGTCTCCGTCGACAAGGTGCGCGAAAAGCTTCAGGCCGGCGCCGAGGCTCGAGCCAGTCGCGAAAGCATCCACATCGAAGATACTCCTGAATACCAGGAGCTTCGCGCCCTGGTGAACATGGCCGATACAGAGCTGCTTACAGAGCGAAAGTCAGTGGCGCCCCATCCCCGGGCCATGCTGTGGTTCACCGACAGCTCACGCTATGACGCCATGATTCACGCCAACCTGCCGATGTTCGTCTTGGCTGGAGAAAATACTTTCGAGGTGAGGGAATTGAAAAACTTCGATCGTAATGCACGTCAAGCCAAGCGACCCGACGAGAAACATCGGACTGAGGTTTTACCCAACAGGGATCTTTTTCTACCGAGTCGCAAGAGTAAGGAGGCGGCTGCCTCGCCCAATAAGGTCGAAGAGGCTAATGTAGCCTCTACCTATCGGAAAGCTTGA
- a CDS encoding ParB/RepB/Spo0J family partition protein, translating to MKSDDYPGRKKTAGMMGLRAPAAVPQFTEQVSRAQMLAMSKEEDSPADLAVENETTANSQTTLAEILVEAIKPSPYQPRLTINEAAIEELANSIQSIGLVKPLIVRPVGQGEYELIGGERRWRAHKLVGIKTVMAYVRPMSDAMAKILALTDNEGQEPLTEYERGRSYAHILESGDEPSQRALARRLGVNVSIISRCLLLMELPEAARQILDKNPGLIGGLKAKDFIEFGKTHPDLLVQAITSMRDEGISQVQALRWIAQKIAEQKGNPGPSRAASKAIKGLGTMKIDGRKMELRCEKNVDMHSLSEQLAAFLETINLDGLKVN from the coding sequence GTGAAATCTGACGATTATCCTGGCCGTAAGAAAACTGCAGGAATGATGGGACTACGGGCGCCAGCTGCTGTGCCGCAATTTACGGAGCAAGTATCCAGGGCGCAAATGCTCGCTATGAGTAAAGAAGAGGACAGCCCTGCCGATTTGGCTGTAGAGAATGAAACCACTGCTAATTCACAAACGACCTTGGCTGAGATCCTGGTCGAGGCTATCAAGCCATCGCCGTACCAACCTCGTTTGACGATCAACGAAGCAGCAATTGAAGAGCTGGCGAACTCAATCCAATCGATAGGCTTGGTCAAGCCTTTGATTGTTCGTCCGGTCGGACAGGGTGAGTACGAGCTGATCGGTGGGGAAAGGCGCTGGCGAGCTCACAAGCTCGTTGGTATTAAAACGGTTATGGCTTACGTTCGACCGATGAGCGATGCCATGGCAAAAATCTTGGCACTCACCGACAACGAGGGACAGGAACCACTTACTGAATATGAGCGTGGTCGCAGCTACGCACATATTCTCGAATCCGGTGATGAACCCAGTCAGCGCGCACTGGCCAGGCGACTGGGCGTGAATGTCTCCATCATCAGCCGCTGCCTACTTCTGATGGAGCTGCCAGAAGCTGCTCGTCAGATCTTGGATAAAAACCCTGGTTTGATCGGAGGCTTGAAAGCCAAAGACTTCATTGAGTTTGGGAAAACCCATCCTGATCTCCTGGTGCAGGCGATTACCTCAATGCGTGATGAGGGCATCAGCCAAGTACAGGCCCTGCGGTGGATCGCCCAAAAAATCGCTGAGCAGAAAGGAAATCCAGGGCCTTCAAGAGCTGCGTCGAAAGCCATCAAAGGGCTCGGCACAATGAAGATCGATGGCAGAAAAATGGAGTTGCGATGCGAAAAGAACGTGGACATGCATTCGCTCAGTGAGCAACTTGCAGCATTTTTGGAAACCATCAATCTAGATGGTCTTAAAGTGAATTAA